The genomic interval ACGAGCCGTCGAACATCAGCCCGTCCTCGAGTTCGTCCTCGCCGAGGATCGAGGCGACCATCGTCAAATGCTGCCATTTGCCCTTGGGGTCGGTGAAGCGCAGGTCGACCCACTCGATGTCGTTTTCCTTGATCCGCGCGATGATATCCTTGGGCTTCGTAGCCATCGTCCATGCTTCCTTCTTGCGAAATGGTCCGGCGTGCCGGGGGGTGTCGGGTTTTCGAAAAATGTGGGCGATTAAAGCGCGTCCTCGTTGCGTTCGCCGGTGCGGATGCGGATGGCCTGCTCCACCGGGGTGACGAAGATCTTGCCGTCGCCGATCCGGCCGGTCTGCGCGGCGGCGGCGATCGCCTCCACGACGCGCTCCGCCATCCCGTCCTCGACGATGACTTCGAGCTTCACCTTGGGCAGAAAGTCGACGACATATTCGGCGCCGCGATACAGCTCGGTATGACCCTTTTGCCGGCCGAAACCCTTGGCTTCGGTGACGGTGATTCCGCTGACACCAACCTCGTGCAGCGCCTCCTTCACTTCGTCGAGCTTGAACGGCTTGATGATCGCCTCAATCTTCTTCACGCTTTTCGTCCCCCTTTGGGCTGGCCGCCGCCCTTCGCGCATCGAGCCGGATCAGGTCGGCCTGTCCGGTTCGCCGTCGAGTCGGTGCGGTGTCCCGCCATCTTGCACCAATCAAAAGCCGTGCCAATTGGCGAATCGCGGGGTTTCGCGAAGATTTGCGGTGGGGAAGGGCGGGCTTGCCCAAGCAGTGGGCAGCGGCGTCCGTTTGTTGCCTAAAATATGGGCATTTGTGGCGGGGGCGTGTTTATTCATTCTCACACGAAGACACAAAGAGGGTGCGCCCCGAACCGCCGTTGCGGGTCATCCGCGCGCAGCGCCCTGTTGAAGGTCGCCTGCGGCGACAAGCGATCGGGCAGGTAGTGACTGTCCTCTTTGTGTCTTTGTGTGAGATCCAGAATTCCGCCCTCTCCACGACCACAGCCGGTCGCGGAGAGGGTTCGCGTTCAGGCCTTACCGCCCCATCGGTGCCGATGCGTCGGGCAGGTTCGCCTTGGTCCAGTTCGACCGGTCGATCACATAGGCGCGCAGCGCCTCGGCATCGGCGGGCGTGAGCACGCGTGCGAAACTGACCATGCCGCGGTCCTTCAATGCGCCGTCGATGATCACTGCCTTCCACGCATCGGCATTGGCGAGCGTGCCCGAAACGCGGAGGTCGGGGGTGAAGCCGTTGCCGATCGCGCTGTCGCCGTGACAGACGATGCAATAGCGCCCGAAATGCGCCTTGCCCGCGGCGATCTCGGCCGCCGTGCCGAATTGCGGCGGCGGATTCCACGCGAGTGCTGTCGAGGCGGGCGGTGCCGGGAGCTTCACGGTGCCGCCGAGCTTGAGCACGACGAGGCGCGGCAGGTTCGGCACCTTGCGCGTCACCCCGCCCGCGACCCCGGCGACGAGCGGGAAGGCGCCACCCTTGCTCGTCTGGAAGGCGACATATTGCACGCCGTTCACGCGGAAGGTCGAGGGCGCGCTGACGATCCCCGACTGCATGTCGAGGTCGAGCAACTGCCTGCCGGTATCGGCGGCATAGGCGCGGAAGCGGCCGGTGCTCGTGCCCTGAAAGACGAGATTGCCCGCGGTCGTCATCGTGCCGCCGTTCCACGCGGCGGGATAGTCGACGCCCCAGGCGACCTTGCCGGTACGCGGATCGAAGGCGACGAGGCGGCCGGTGGTCGCGGCGACCGCGGCGCGGAACGCGGCCTTGTCGTCGGGCAGCATCGTCTTGTTCAGCGACGTGCCGACGTTGAAGCCCAGCACCTTCCTTTTGTCGAGTTCGTCCATGTCCTGGAGATAGCCCTGCGGGATCTGCTGCGCGGGGATATAGACGAGCCCGGTCTTGGGGTTGTAGCTCATCGGGTGCCAATTATGCGCACCGAGCGCGCCGGGCACCGCGATGAAGGGCTTGCCGGTCCGGTAGAAGCGCGATTCGGGATTCTCGATCGGACGGCCGGTCTTTAGGTCATAGCCCGTCGCCCAGTTGATCCCGTCGACGAAGGGTTTTGCGTCGATCAGCTTGCCGCTTGTCCGGTCGATCGTGAAGAAGAAGCCGTTCTTCGGGGCATGGTACAGCACTTTGGCGGGCTCGCCGTCCACCGTCTGCTCGGCGAGGATGATCGGCTGGGTCGCGGTATAATCCCAGGTTTCCGCAGGCGTTTCCTGATAATGCCATTTATAGGCGCCGGTGGTCGCGTCCAATGCGACGACCGACGAGAGGAACCAGTTGTCGCCCTCGCCGTTCGAGCGCGTCCCGTGGTTCCACGGATTGCCGTTGCCGACGCCCAAGTAGATCTGGTCGAGATCCTTGTCGTAGACGATCGCGTCCCACACGGTGCCGCCGCCTCCCGAGGTCTGCCACTCGCCCTTGTCGGACCAGGTGGCGTTGGCCTTGGTAGCGAAAATGTCGTCCGACGCCGCGCCGTCCTTTTGCTTCTTCGGATTGGGCGCGGTGTAAAAGCGCCAGCGTTCCTTGCCCGTATCGGCGTCATAGGCGGTGACATAGCCGCGCACCCCGAACTCGGCGCCGCCGTTGCCGATCAGCACCATATCCTTCACGACGCGCGGCGCGCCGGTGATCGTATAGGGTTTCGAGGTGTCGAAGGTCTGCGTCGACCAGAGTTCCTTGCCCGTCTTGCGGTCGAGCGCGATCAGCCGGCCGTCGAGGGCGCCGACGAAGAGCTTGTCGCCCCAGACGGCGACACCGCGGTTGACGACATCGCAGCAGGCGCTGACTGCGCGCTCGCCGGGAACCTCGGGGTCGAATTTCCACAGGGGCTTGCCGGTCGCGGCGTCCCATGCGCTGACCTTCGACCAGGCATGGGTGACATACATGATGCCGTCGACGACGACGGGCGTCGCTTCCTGCCCGCGCGCATCGTCGAGGTCGGCGAACCAGGCGATGCCGAGGTCACCGACATTCTGGTCGTTGATGTCTGTCAGCGGGCTGAACCGCTGTTCGTCATAGCTGTAGCCGATGGCGCCCCAATCATCGCCGTTGCCGCCGGTTCTGAGCAGGGTCTCGCTGGCCTTCTCCGCCGCGTCGAGCGATGTGCTCCCCGAGATGCTGTCATTCTTCGACGCATTGCATGAGGCCAATGCTAAAGCCGCGCAGCCCAGCAGCGCGGTCGTCCAGACCCGTTTCGCCATCCCTTGCTCTCCCGTTCGACGTCTATGCTTGACGTTAACGTCAAGTCTGCGCCCGAAGCGCGAGGGGTGCAAGCGGGAAAATGGATGTGGGGAAGGGCGCGCGCCTGTCGTCACCCCGGACTTGATCCGGGGTCCACTAAGGCCAGCACTGCCGGGAAGTCATGGATCCCGGATCAAGTCCGGGATGACGAAATCAAACCGACGCCGATCAGGCCCAAGGCGGCGCATTCAGGCCCTTGGGGCTGGCGGTGAAGATTTCGCAGCCGGTTTCGGTGATCCCGATGCTGTGTTCGAACTGCGCCGAGAGCGAACGGTCGCGGGTGACCGCGGTCCAGCCGTCATTGAGCATCTTCACCGCATATTTGCCGGTGTTGATCATCGGCTCGATCGTGAAGAACATGCCGGGCTTGAGCTCGGGGCCGGTACCGGGACGTCCGGCGTGGACGACTTCGGGTGCGTCGTGGAACATCTGGCCGAGCCCGTGACCGCAGAAATCGCGGACGACCGAATAGCGGTGCCGCTCGGCGTGGCTCTGAATCGCGTGCGCGACGTCGCCCATGCGGTTCCCGGGCTTCGCCTGCTCGATGCCAAGCATCAGGCATTCGTAAGTGACCTCGACGAGTCGCTTCGCCTTGATCGGCACCTCGCCGACCAGATACATGCGGCTCGTGTCGCCGTGCCAGCCGTCGACGATGCTGGTCACGTCGATGTTGACGATGTCGCCCTCGCGCAGCGGCTTGTCGTCGGGGATGCCATGGCAGACGACATGGTTGATGCTGGTGCAGCAGCTATGCGTGAAGCCGCGATAGCCGAGCGTCGCGGGGATGCCGCCACCGTCGAGCATCATCGTGCGGACAAGGTCGTCGATCGCGGCGGTGGTGACGCCGGGCTGGACGAAGGGGACGAGCGCGTCGAGGATTTCGGCCGACAGCCGCCCCGCCTTGCGCATGCCCGCAAAGCCCGCTTCGTCGTGGAGCTTGATCGTGCCGTCGCGGACGCGGGCGGGCGCCGCAGCGTCGGCGGCGGTTACGGAGACATAGTCATACATGAGGGTGATATAGGCGATGTGGCGCCGAATTGCGAGGGCAGTAAGCCCCTCCCGCCTGCGGGAGGGGTTTGGGGTGGGCAAGCACCGTTGCAGGGCCCACCCCGCTGCGACTAGCGGGCAAGCCCGCAAGTCTCGCTACCCCTCCCGCAAGCGGGAGGGGAGCTAGTTACTCCGCAGCCTTCTTCGCCTTGTCGGCTTTCGGCTTGCCCTTGCCGGCCTTGGGCGCGGCGGGGGTGATTTCGAAGGCGAGCGGGTTGCCGACATGGGCGTCCTCGCCGGTCTTCATCTTCACCTTGACCTCGCCGCCGTGGACCAGCTTGCCGAAGAGCAGCTCCTCGGCGAGCGGCTGCTTGATCTTTTCCTGGATCAAGCGGCCCATCGGACGCGCGCCATAGAGCTTGTCATAGCCCTTGCCGGTCAGCCATTCGCGCGCCGGATCGTCGAGCTGGATATGGACGTTGCGGTCGGCGAGCTGCAGTTCGAGTTCGAGGATGAACTTGTCGACGACGCGCGCGACCACCTCGGGCGGCAGATAGCCGAAGGGCACGATCGCATCGAGGCGGTTGCGGAATTCGGGGGTGAACATGCGCTTCACCGCCTCTTCCTGCACATCCTCGCGCGTCGACTGGCCGAAACCGATCGACTCGCG from uncultured Sphingopyxis sp. carries:
- a CDS encoding P-II family nitrogen regulator, with translation MKKIEAIIKPFKLDEVKEALHEVGVSGITVTEAKGFGRQKGHTELYRGAEYVVDFLPKVKLEVIVEDGMAERVVEAIAAAAQTGRIGDGKIFVTPVEQAIRIRTGERNEDAL
- a CDS encoding PQQ-dependent dehydrogenase, methanol/ethanol family, which codes for MAKRVWTTALLGCAALALASCNASKNDSISGSTSLDAAEKASETLLRTGGNGDDWGAIGYSYDEQRFSPLTDINDQNVGDLGIAWFADLDDARGQEATPVVVDGIMYVTHAWSKVSAWDAATGKPLWKFDPEVPGERAVSACCDVVNRGVAVWGDKLFVGALDGRLIALDRKTGKELWSTQTFDTSKPYTITGAPRVVKDMVLIGNGGAEFGVRGYVTAYDADTGKERWRFYTAPNPKKQKDGAASDDIFATKANATWSDKGEWQTSGGGGTVWDAIVYDKDLDQIYLGVGNGNPWNHGTRSNGEGDNWFLSSVVALDATTGAYKWHYQETPAETWDYTATQPIILAEQTVDGEPAKVLYHAPKNGFFFTIDRTSGKLIDAKPFVDGINWATGYDLKTGRPIENPESRFYRTGKPFIAVPGALGAHNWHPMSYNPKTGLVYIPAQQIPQGYLQDMDELDKRKVLGFNVGTSLNKTMLPDDKAAFRAAVAATTGRLVAFDPRTGKVAWGVDYPAAWNGGTMTTAGNLVFQGTSTGRFRAYAADTGRQLLDLDMQSGIVSAPSTFRVNGVQYVAFQTSKGGAFPLVAGVAGGVTRKVPNLPRLVVLKLGGTVKLPAPPASTALAWNPPPQFGTAAEIAAGKAHFGRYCIVCHGDSAIGNGFTPDLRVSGTLANADAWKAVIIDGALKDRGMVSFARVLTPADAEALRAYVIDRSNWTKANLPDASAPMGR
- the map gene encoding type I methionyl aminopeptidase — translated: MYDYVSVTAADAAAPARVRDGTIKLHDEAGFAGMRKAGRLSAEILDALVPFVQPGVTTAAIDDLVRTMMLDGGGIPATLGYRGFTHSCCTSINHVVCHGIPDDKPLREGDIVNIDVTSIVDGWHGDTSRMYLVGEVPIKAKRLVEVTYECLMLGIEQAKPGNRMGDVAHAIQSHAERHRYSVVRDFCGHGLGQMFHDAPEVVHAGRPGTGPELKPGMFFTIEPMINTGKYAVKMLNDGWTAVTRDRSLSAQFEHSIGITETGCEIFTASPKGLNAPPWA